The following are from one region of the Lynx canadensis isolate LIC74 chromosome D4, mLynCan4.pri.v2, whole genome shotgun sequence genome:
- the LOC115499466 gene encoding notch-regulated ankyrin repeat-containing protein, which yields MSQAELSTCSAPQTQRIFQEAVRKGNTQELQSLLQNMTNCEFNVNSFGPEGQTALHQSVIDGNLELVKLLVKFGADIRLANRDGWSALHIAAFGGHQDIVLYLITKAKYAGSGR from the coding sequence ATGAGCCAGGCCGAGCTGTCCACCTGCTCGGCGCCGCAGACGCAGCGCATCTTCCAGGAGGCCGTGCGCAAGGGCAACACGCAGGAGCTGCAGTCGCTGCTGCAGAACATGACCAACTGCGAGTTCAACGTGAACTCGTTCGGGCCTGAGGGCCAGACGGCGCTGCACCAGTCGGTCATCGACGGCAACCTGGAGCTCGTGAAGCTGCTGGTCAAGTTCGGCGCCGACATCCGCCTGGCCAACCGCGACGGCTGGAGCGCGCTGCACATCGCCGCGTTCGGCGGCCACCAGGACATCGTGCTCTATCTCATCACCAAGGCCAAGTACGCGGGCAGCGGCCGGTGA